In Juglans microcarpa x Juglans regia isolate MS1-56 chromosome 4S, Jm3101_v1.0, whole genome shotgun sequence, a single window of DNA contains:
- the LOC121262950 gene encoding endoplasmic reticulum-Golgi intermediate compartment protein 3-like isoform X1, producing MDGFINKLRSLDAYPKINEDFYSRTLSGGVITLVSSVVMLLLFISELRLYLHAVTETKLVVDTSRGETLRINFDVTFPALPCSILSLDAMDISGEQHLDVKHDIIKKRLDAHGNVIESRQDGIGAPKIEKPLQRHGGRLEHNETYCGSCYGGETSDEECCNSCEDVREAYRKKGWGMSNPDLIDQCKREGFLQRIKDEEGEGCNIYGFLEVNKVAGNFHFAPGKSFYQSGVHVHDLLAFQKDSFNISHKINRLTFGDYFPGVVNPLDGVLWTHQTPSGMYQYFIKVVPTVYTDVSGHTIQSNQFSVTEHFMSAEQAHFQALPGVFFFYDLSPIKVGFSRYGNFQERSFKFSKILMVLELLCAKFSCLILGHGLLLLGSFFLYLTCKLQVTFTEEHISFLHFLTNVCAIIGGVFTVSGILDSFIYHGHRAIKKKMEIGKFS from the exons ATGGACGGTTTTATCAATAAGCTTCGGAGCCTGGACGCGTACCCGAAAATCAACGAGGACTTCTACAGCCGTACGCTCTCCGGTGGCGTTATCACTCTCGTCTCTTCCGTTGTCATGCTTTTGCTCTTCATCTCCGAGCTCC GATTGTATCTTCATGCAGTAACTGAAACAAAGCTTGTAGTAGATACTTCCAGAGGTGAAACTCTACGGATCAAC TTTGATGTCACATTTCCTGCCCTTCCATGCTCTATACTCAGTCTTGATGCCATGGACATAAGTGGAGAGCAACACCTTGATGTG AAACATGACATAATCAAGAAAAGATTAGATGCTCATGGAAATGTTATAGAATCAAGGCAAGATGGCATTGGTGCTCCTAAG ATTGAAAAGCCATTACAGAGACATGGTGGTAGGCTCGAGCACAATGAGACATATTGTGGCTCCTGTTACGGTGGAGAAACG TCAGATGAAGAATGTTGTAATTCCTGTGAAGATGTTCGTGAAGCATATCGAAAGAAAGGTTGGGGAATGTCAAACCCTGATCTGATCGATCAG TGCAAAAGAGAAGGGTTTCTACAAAGGATTAAAGATGAAGAAGGTGAAGGATGTAACATATATGGATTCTTGGAAGTCAATAAGGTGGCGGGAAATTTTCATTTTGCACCTGGAAAAAGCTTCTATCAATCTGGTGTTCATGTACACGATCTGCTAGCGTTTCAAAAGGATAGCTTCAAT ATAAGTCACAAGATCAATAGATTGACTTTTGGAGACTATTTCCCTGGTGTTGTGAATCCTCTGGACGG TGTGCTATGGACACACCAAACACCAAGTGGCATGTATCAGTATTTCATCAAG GTTGTACCTACAGTATACACGGATGTGAGCGGGCACACTATCCAGTCAAATCAG TTTTCAGTAACTGAACATTTTATGAGTGCTGAACAAGCCCACTTTCAAGCTCTTCCaggagtatttttcttttatgatctCTCTCCAATTAAGGTGGGATTTTCTCGTTATGGCAATTTTCAAGAAAGGtcattcaaattttcaaagatACTTATGGTTCTGGAACTATTGTGTGCAAAGTTTTCCTGTCTGATTCTGGGGCATGGACTTTTACTTTTGggctcatttttcttgtatctGACTTGCAAACTGCAGGTCACTTTCACGGAGGAGCATATTTCATTTTTACACTTCCTAACTAATGTTTGTGCCATCATTGGAG GAGTTTTCACTGTTTCAGGAATCTTGGATTCATTTATATATCATGGTCATAGGGCgatcaagaagaagatggaaattGGCAAATTTAGTTGA
- the LOC121262950 gene encoding endoplasmic reticulum-Golgi intermediate compartment protein 3-like isoform X2: MDGFINKLRSLDAYPKINEDFYSRTLSGGVITLVSSVVMLLLFISELRLYLHAVTETKLVVDTSRGETLRINFDVTFPALPCSILSLDAMDISGEQHLDVKHDIIKKRLDAHGNVIESRQDGIGAPKIEKPLQRHGGRLEHNETYCGSCYGGETSDEECCNSCEDVREAYRKKGWGMSNPDLIDQCKREGFLQRIKDEEGEGCNIYGFLEVNKVAGNFHFAPGKSFYQSGVHVHDLLAFQKDSFNISHKINRLTFGDYFPGVVNPLDGVLWTHQTPSGMYQYFIKVVPTVYTDVSGHTIQSNQFSVTEHFMSAEQAHFQALPGVFFFYDLSPIKVTFTEEHISFLHFLTNVCAIIGGVFTVSGILDSFIYHGHRAIKKKMEIGKFS; the protein is encoded by the exons ATGGACGGTTTTATCAATAAGCTTCGGAGCCTGGACGCGTACCCGAAAATCAACGAGGACTTCTACAGCCGTACGCTCTCCGGTGGCGTTATCACTCTCGTCTCTTCCGTTGTCATGCTTTTGCTCTTCATCTCCGAGCTCC GATTGTATCTTCATGCAGTAACTGAAACAAAGCTTGTAGTAGATACTTCCAGAGGTGAAACTCTACGGATCAAC TTTGATGTCACATTTCCTGCCCTTCCATGCTCTATACTCAGTCTTGATGCCATGGACATAAGTGGAGAGCAACACCTTGATGTG AAACATGACATAATCAAGAAAAGATTAGATGCTCATGGAAATGTTATAGAATCAAGGCAAGATGGCATTGGTGCTCCTAAG ATTGAAAAGCCATTACAGAGACATGGTGGTAGGCTCGAGCACAATGAGACATATTGTGGCTCCTGTTACGGTGGAGAAACG TCAGATGAAGAATGTTGTAATTCCTGTGAAGATGTTCGTGAAGCATATCGAAAGAAAGGTTGGGGAATGTCAAACCCTGATCTGATCGATCAG TGCAAAAGAGAAGGGTTTCTACAAAGGATTAAAGATGAAGAAGGTGAAGGATGTAACATATATGGATTCTTGGAAGTCAATAAGGTGGCGGGAAATTTTCATTTTGCACCTGGAAAAAGCTTCTATCAATCTGGTGTTCATGTACACGATCTGCTAGCGTTTCAAAAGGATAGCTTCAAT ATAAGTCACAAGATCAATAGATTGACTTTTGGAGACTATTTCCCTGGTGTTGTGAATCCTCTGGACGG TGTGCTATGGACACACCAAACACCAAGTGGCATGTATCAGTATTTCATCAAG GTTGTACCTACAGTATACACGGATGTGAGCGGGCACACTATCCAGTCAAATCAG TTTTCAGTAACTGAACATTTTATGAGTGCTGAACAAGCCCACTTTCAAGCTCTTCCaggagtatttttcttttatgatctCTCTCCAATTAAG GTCACTTTCACGGAGGAGCATATTTCATTTTTACACTTCCTAACTAATGTTTGTGCCATCATTGGAG GAGTTTTCACTGTTTCAGGAATCTTGGATTCATTTATATATCATGGTCATAGGGCgatcaagaagaagatggaaattGGCAAATTTAGTTGA
- the LOC121262950 gene encoding endoplasmic reticulum-Golgi intermediate compartment protein 3-like isoform X3: MNEHFISLGLYLHAVTETKLVVDTSRGETLRINFDVTFPALPCSILSLDAMDISGEQHLDVKHDIIKKRLDAHGNVIESRQDGIGAPKIEKPLQRHGGRLEHNETYCGSCYGGETSDEECCNSCEDVREAYRKKGWGMSNPDLIDQCKREGFLQRIKDEEGEGCNIYGFLEVNKVAGNFHFAPGKSFYQSGVHVHDLLAFQKDSFNISHKINRLTFGDYFPGVVNPLDGVLWTHQTPSGMYQYFIKVVPTVYTDVSGHTIQSNQFSVTEHFMSAEQAHFQALPGVFFFYDLSPIKVTFTEEHISFLHFLTNVCAIIGGVFTVSGILDSFIYHGHRAIKKKMEIGKFS; the protein is encoded by the exons ATGAATGAACACTTCATCTCCTTAG GATTGTATCTTCATGCAGTAACTGAAACAAAGCTTGTAGTAGATACTTCCAGAGGTGAAACTCTACGGATCAAC TTTGATGTCACATTTCCTGCCCTTCCATGCTCTATACTCAGTCTTGATGCCATGGACATAAGTGGAGAGCAACACCTTGATGTG AAACATGACATAATCAAGAAAAGATTAGATGCTCATGGAAATGTTATAGAATCAAGGCAAGATGGCATTGGTGCTCCTAAG ATTGAAAAGCCATTACAGAGACATGGTGGTAGGCTCGAGCACAATGAGACATATTGTGGCTCCTGTTACGGTGGAGAAACG TCAGATGAAGAATGTTGTAATTCCTGTGAAGATGTTCGTGAAGCATATCGAAAGAAAGGTTGGGGAATGTCAAACCCTGATCTGATCGATCAG TGCAAAAGAGAAGGGTTTCTACAAAGGATTAAAGATGAAGAAGGTGAAGGATGTAACATATATGGATTCTTGGAAGTCAATAAGGTGGCGGGAAATTTTCATTTTGCACCTGGAAAAAGCTTCTATCAATCTGGTGTTCATGTACACGATCTGCTAGCGTTTCAAAAGGATAGCTTCAAT ATAAGTCACAAGATCAATAGATTGACTTTTGGAGACTATTTCCCTGGTGTTGTGAATCCTCTGGACGG TGTGCTATGGACACACCAAACACCAAGTGGCATGTATCAGTATTTCATCAAG GTTGTACCTACAGTATACACGGATGTGAGCGGGCACACTATCCAGTCAAATCAG TTTTCAGTAACTGAACATTTTATGAGTGCTGAACAAGCCCACTTTCAAGCTCTTCCaggagtatttttcttttatgatctCTCTCCAATTAAG GTCACTTTCACGGAGGAGCATATTTCATTTTTACACTTCCTAACTAATGTTTGTGCCATCATTGGAG GAGTTTTCACTGTTTCAGGAATCTTGGATTCATTTATATATCATGGTCATAGGGCgatcaagaagaagatggaaattGGCAAATTTAGTTGA
- the LOC121262729 gene encoding uncharacterized protein LOC121262729, whose translation MASEKTDPPPINTNINPKDPSSPYFLNPNDGPGTLLTTHLLTVDNYHSWAHTIRRSLQIKKKLGFIDDTIHEPTAPNSTLLEPWLECNDMVVTWLQNAMSLELKNSVVYVDTAHALWLELVQRFAQNNGPRIYELKQSIHSLTQGDDSVSLYFSKLKSLFDELLNFEIIPSWACGAMQPVIANQQRDWMMKFLMGLNDSFTNITAQIILLKPTPTLSDVYALVQQEEKRKQISTTSHSLHDTLAMATKTYFPPN comes from the coding sequence ATGGCCTCCGAGAAAACTGATCCCCCTCCTATCAATACCAATATCAACCCTAAAGACCCTTCCAGCCCCTACTTTCTTAATCCAAACGATGGACCTGGAACCTTACTTACCACTCATCTCCTCACAGTAGACAACTACCATTCTTGGGCTCATACCATCCGAAGATCTCTTCAAATCAAGAAGAAACTGGGCTTCATTGATGATACGATTCATGAACCTACTGCCCCAAACTCTACTCTGTTAGAACCATGGCTTGAATGTAATGACATGGTTGTAACTTGGCTCCAAAATGCAATGTCCCTTGAACTCAAAAACAGTGTTGTGTATGTTGACACTGCTCATGCCCTATGGCTTGAGTTAGTACAACGTTTTGCACAAAACAATGGCCCACGGATTTATGAATTGAAACAATCCATCCATTCTCTTACTCAAGGGGATGACTCTGTTAGCCtctatttctcaaaattaaaaagtttatttgATGAACTTCTTAATTTTGAAATCATTCCATCTTGGGCATGTGGTGCTATGCAACCTGTCATTGCAAACCAACAACGTGATTGGATGATGAAGTTCCTCATGGGACTTAATGATTCTTTCACCAATATCACAGCTcaaattattcttcttaaacCCACCCCTACCTTGAGTGATGTTTATGCTCTTGTTCAACAAGAAGAGAAGCGTAAACAGATTTCAACAACTTCCCATAGTCTTCATGACACTCTTGCTATGGCTACTAAAACCTATTTTCCACCCAACTGA
- the LOC121262730 gene encoding probable trehalose-phosphate phosphatase D, producing the protein MTKQNVVVTEDCTSCTGKVRVAASKSELFLPAMTEPLAALGGRHIAICQKQLLKSLETGGGGARASAWVDSARSSSPTQIKSTASPPETEEQSSWTLRYPISALEIFEHIISASKGKQIVMFLDYDGTLSPIVDDPDQAFMSKDMREAVRDVAAYFPTAIVSGRCRDKVYNFVRLAELYYAGSHGMDIKGPSKRRKWNKGNQAVIFQAATEFLPMIDEVCKTLLKKTSSIPGAKVENNKFCLSVHFRCVEEKRWAALTEQVKMVLSAYPKLKLTRGRKVLEIRPTIKWDKGKALEFLLESLGYANSSNVLPIYIGDDQTDEDAFKVLRDRGQGFGILVSRVAKETSATYSLQEPFEARFSIQIKMHACTNFVFDLS; encoded by the exons atgacTAAGCAGAATGTGGTGGTTACTGAGGATTGCACATCGTGTACCGGAAAAGTTAGAGTGGCCGCGTCGAAGTCAGAACTGTTCTTGCCCGCCATGACGGAGCCGCTGGCTGCACTTGGTGGCCGGCACATCGCCATATGCCAAAAGCAGCTCTTGAAGAGTCTTGAAACTGGAGGAGGAGGAGCCAGGGCCAGTGCCTGGGTTGATTCGGCGAGATCTTCCTCGCCTACCCAAATCAAATCCACGGCCTCTCCGCCTGAAACGGAAGAGCAAAGCTCCTGGACT CTCCGTTATCCAATATCAGCATTAGAGATTTTTGAGCATATAATATCAGCTTCCAAGGGAAAGCAGATTGTGATGTTTCTGGATTATGATGGCACCCTCTCTCCGATTGTTGATGATCCAGATCAAGCATTTATGTCGAAAGat ATGAGAGAAGCTGTAAGGGATGTTGCTGCATACTTCCCCACGGCCATAGTGAGTGGGAGGTGCAGGGATAAG GTTTATAACTTTGTAAGGTTAGCAGAACTATACTATGCAGGTAGCCACGGAATGGACATCAAGGGACCATCCAAACGTCGAAAATGGAATAAA GGAAATCAAGCAGTCATCTTCCAAGCTGCTACTGAGTTTCTACCCATGATTGACGAG GTGTGCAAAAccttgttaaaaaaaacaagttCCATCCCAGGAGCAAAGGTGGAAAATAATAAGTTTTGCCTATCCGTACACTTCCGCTGTGTTGAAGAAAAG AGATGGGCTGCATTAACAGAACAAGTTAAGATGGTGCTCAGTGCGTATCCTAAACTTAAACTGACTCGAGGGAGGAAG GTGCTGGAGATCCGTCCAACCATCAAGTGGGACAAGGGCAAAGCCCTCGAATTCTTGCTGGAGTCGCTAG GATATGCCAATTCTAGTAACGTTTTGCCTATCTATATTGGAGATGACCAAACAGACGAGGATGCGTTCAAG GTTTTGCGCGATAGAGGGCAAGGGTTTGGGATCCTTGTTTCTAGAGTTGCCAAGGAAACAAGTGCCACTTATTCTTTGCAAGAACCATTTGAGGCAagattttcaatccaaattaagatgcatgcatgcactaaTTTTGTGTTTGATCTATCTTAA